ATCTTGCCTGTCTAAAGGCCTTGGCAGTTCTAGATTTGTCGAACAACCAAATCGAGGACCCCGCCATTGTTTTTGAGGTGCTTTCTCATCTTCCGTGTTTGAAGGTTCTCTATCTGAAGGGGAATCCAGTGGTAAGAGTGGGAAGCTAACCGATGCCAACTAACATCATTGACGTAGACGTACTCTTCTGAAGacctatgtatatatgtattagCCGAAAGCGATTCCTCGGTATCGCGAGGAAAGTCGTAATGCCGTACTAGGTTAAGCTGGGACATTCAGATGCACATGTAGAGCCTAGTTTGTAATGATTGCCGGATAGTCATGTCGTCAAAAAGACAGACTGAGTGTCGCCGGTCacggcagagaaaagactcAGAACATTTGTGTGCAGATTCGGCAAATACAGAATTACAGGAAAACCGTCATTGTGACCCTGAAAGAATTGACGTACCTCGACGACCGGCCTGTCTTCATAGACGAACGTCGATGCGCGATGGCCTTTGCCCAAGGAGGACTCcagcaagaaagagaggagagagaaaaaattCGCAAGGAAAAAGAACTTTCCCATGAGAAAAACCGACAGGGTAAGCCCCACTAAAAATAGTGCAAGTGCCGACCGACGCAAATTTGCTGGCTTTGCGGAGACAGCAATACAGCACCGAGCTCGCGCCCAGCCGCTGCCGCGGCCTCACCTTCTCTAGCACACCAGCGGGATGCAAAGAATTTAAGCTCTttgagaagagaaaaaaactgtACATCTTGCCTGGATTCGTTCTTTGGCACACGCTACCCTTAGGTAGTTTCAATCGACAAAGCAACAGACTTTGCTATTTAACACTTTATGAGCTGATGTGTCTTCCCGGTCTCGCGTACAACAAAATTCGATACGAAGGAATGCAGGACTATGTGTTGGGCATTGCACGTCGTTTGTTTCGTGTTCGCATTTTGATTTCAAAGCTTTTATGAAGCTGATTGAGGAAGCGCAACGCCTACGAAGGGAGATGCTAGACATGAGGGCAGAAGATCGAGAGGACGACGATTTACATAACTACTTGGAGAACCTAGAGCGCAATCGGTATGTGCCACTGTCACCCGGAAATGAGAAGGCTTTCTCGAAGTGTAACGGTGACCTTCGTCCCCATACCTTGCAATCTAGCTTAACCGGAGGAGTCAAGCAGACACGAACCCTACAAGAATTAATTTTATCCGCCCGAGTAATCACCTATCCGCTGACTGCATTTCGTATTCGCTCGTGTAGCCTGTCCTGTCACCTTGGGCGAGTCAATGTCCAAAAGCAGACTCCTATTCTCTCCACAGAGCACCTCGTCAGCACACACGTCACCCGTTTGTCTCGCGAAACGTTTACGATCAGGTTTAATTCAACGCAGGCCCCGCTGTCTGAGGATGAAAATGGTCGCCAAGTAGAAGAAACCGCTCGTGCACTGAGAGAAGCCAGCGCTGCACGAAATGCCCGTCATCTCGACTCCATTCGGTCTAGAGAAACGCAGCTGCTTCCAGAGCTAGAAATGCTCTCCTTTGCTACGCCGCCTACAGGGACTCCAACAACTGATCGGAGTCATGTTGTGCCTAGCCTGGGTGAAAGCCTACCAGACGACAGCTGGAGCATTGCGACGAGTCAGAGTAACTCTGGAAAGGATGCATGCTCAGATTGTGAACAGAAGGAGGAGTCCGATGATGTCGGCTCCAATCCAGGTCGAAGCAAGTCCGACAGCTCCGAATGTTCGGGTGGAACAGAAGCCAATGCGGCACACGTGGACATCGACACTCCTCGTGAGCGAAGCGTGCGCCGAAACGAGCTTAACTTTGACGCATTGGACTAAAGCAGTGGTGGTACAGCACGAGAGGAGCTGAAAACGTTTATTCATCTGATGCGAAGGTTAAAAAACGAATGCAGACGTAGGTGGTACACTCGCACTGTCGCCGACCAGAGAGATTCTATTCACGGCTCCCCTACGGACGAGGCAGTACTGACTAGTAACCAAGTGACAGGGAACATGATGTCGCAAAACAGCAGCCTCATTCGACCATCCGGAAGAGGCAAAAAACGCTCAAAGATAAACGGTGAACAGAGATaacacaagagagaaagctcCTCGCCAGCGTTAAACGCCTCTGGAGCACGAGAgtcgaaagaagacagagttAAACGACAACTGGAGTTACCTTCCGGGCATCATCTCGACTCCTCGGCATCTTACTTTCTCGAATGAAATACTGTGAATGTAGTGCATCTTCCAGTTTTAGCGCCTCTGGCGTTACCTTACAGTAGGCGCCTGGAATAGCGGAATAACAATTCATGCCAATACAAGCTCCGGCTCCGgcaccatatatatatatatatatatatagacatataggTACGAATATATATTAATAGAGAGATACACatggatatacatatatacgtatctACATTTAGTTACATACACTtataaatgcatgcatctacacatatatacgtatatatatatatatatatatatatgtccgCAAACAGATTTGGGGATCTTGGCTCACGTCACTGACCGCGATGCTCTATCAGCGGTTGTaacatgtacacatgtaCATCTGTTTAAGGCAGACATGGTGCCTTGCCTCCCGTGCGGCACGCCACGTCTCTTCCACTAGTGCAAATTTAGTGGATTGGACAGGAGGACGACGATGACCACTGTTCGGAAAGAGCCTAGCATACTGTTAGACATGAAGACACGACTGGTTGATTAAGGGAACACGatggaaacgaaagaagagttCAAAATCTCAATCCTAACGTCCATGATCACGTACTGGCACACGTtatcccttctctctccttaCTCAGCCGGCTGCGATAGACAGCACGTCCAAAAATAGTTCGTTTGTCACTCAATAAAACGCAAACGAATCAGTTCTAAAATGGCGATACTCGCTGTTTAGGAGATGCCATCAAGGAGTGCCAACTTGCGCCGCCACAAAACGTCCCTAAAGCTACGCACGCAAAGGCCTATTTTTCATGCAAATCCCTCAATCGCAATGCACACGTTTTAGTTGCCCTTAGCTTGGCGACTAGCGCACCAACTATAAAACGAAAAGATGGTTTGAATGAGTGAAATCAcccctctgcgtctccttaGTGCTCGAGAGAAGTGACCCATGACTCGTCAGATTCCGCAGGTGTCACAGAGACATAGGAATCATCAGTGTCGCCGCTTCGTTCTTTCGAATTCGCCCGGAGTGGCACGGTGATTGACTTGAATCTCTCCCCAAATACGAACGAATCAACTGTCGGCTCGGTGCACGATCCTTCATTTGTTTCTGCACTACTCGCTGAAGCGTTTTGGTTACCGGAAACATCTGCGCAGGGCCGTCGGGGCGAACGCGCAGAATCTTGTATCAATTCATGCGACAAGCACGTGTCCGAGCGATCATTTATCCCTACACTTTGTCGCTCGGTTATGCCTTCGTCCAGATGTGTTTCGTCGTCATAGCGACTGAGACTCTCCCCTGAAAACTGAGCGGGAGGCTCTGTCAAAAGCACAACCTCATTTCGTTTCTGCCGCGATGGCGGCGAGCAACAACTTTGCAATGGAAGTCGTTGTTGATCACGCGCACTTGCATCCAAGAAATATGGCCAAAGATGGGATCCCTTCCGTGGAAAGGAGTCACTGAGACACCGGGCAAGTTTGCCCGAGTTCTCATTTCCAAACTGTTCCCTGTCAAGCAACTTCGGCGATCGCACATGTTCAAAGCCTGTCGGGCGACAATAACTGGACAAGGCACAGACAAATGTCATCGACTTCATTGACAGCGGCCCTGGTGGCGCCTCATCAGTTACGGTCGGAACTGGTGGCCGGAGTGAGTGAAGTTCATTCACATACAACTTGTCTTCAGTGCAACTTATTTGGTTCACTTCGTTACAATGCTCAGCTACGAACTCTTCAGAACCTTCGGTATCTTGTGtccgcttctttccccgTGACTTCTTCACAAAGATTGGCGAGATTGTTAGGCGCCAGAACTTCACAAACACCTGACATattcctcgctttctccccttGCTTTGCCGGTCACTTGAGCTCGTCTGCAGCAGCAAAGCACAAGCGAACGATGTGGACGGTCGCTGGCTCAAGCACTCACCAAAGATGTTCTGACCGGAAACACGCACATCTCCAGCTTCATGCGGGAGCATAGGTGGATAAGGAAGAGCAATTTGGGTATTGCACGCAAGGAGAAATGCATAGAGCCAAGTGTGGAATGCCGCCTTTGTCTGGACACAGAAGCAAACGCTCCTTTCGGGTGTGTCGTGCCGGATGTGAATGCCGCAGAAACCGAACTCCTTTGCCCACGTTAGCTCGGATATGTCAACAGACACAATGTCATCAAAATAGAACGGCATACTGTAGCTTCGGTTGCCTTTACGGTAGTAGAACACTCGATTCTCGATGTCGATGGTTATGAACCGTTTGTTCGCAACCAAGTGGCGACCGACGTACGGGATCCGGCTTGCTCGTGTTGCCAGCGCCAAAGAGCAAGCAATTgaatctgtttttctcttcaatTTCCAAATCCAACCCTGAATCAAGGGACGATTTTCTGTCCCCAACGGAGAAAAGTGAGGACCGCGGAAAACCCATGACCATCGGAGAACCAGGTCACGGGCATTCACCGGCACAGCATCTTTGTCAATCACCAAATATACAGCCTCCTGAGACATGAGACGGAGATGTTGTCTATCGTTCCTCCGATTCAATAGCCAAACAGCATCTTCGTTGCGTTTGCTGGGAGAGTCACTCTCTTCAGCTCTGTGCTTCACAGAAGTACGGCCAGAACTGAGGAAAATCGGACTATTTATCCGCGTGCTACTTAAACGATCTCGTTTGTTGAGATGGTCCCGGAAatcctttcctccttctgAGCCCCCCCGCGTATTCGAATCCCGAAACCCATGCCACTGTACGTCATAATCCCCGCCATTTGGAACAGATTTCGATAAAGTAGAAAGACTCTCATGTCCCGCTCTCGACGGACAACTGGAACAGAGGCGCTGTGACAACTCATTTGAGTTGACGTTGTCGACCCCAGTGATGCCACGCTTTGGAAAAGTACGAGTTTTCCGCTCCGAAAGTGGCTCGGTGTCACTCTCTGGAGACGGCTGCATCCCAGTAAACTGTCAAAACAGCACGGACGAAAGTCCTCAAGGTCAAAGTCACAGAGTTAAGGATGACAAGATTCCGACACCCGAATGTGTTGTAAACTGTATCATGGAGACACAGCGTACGAGAAACGGGATGTAGCCTTTACTAGACAAACGGCAAGACAAACGTGTGCTGGACAAAAAGCGTCCAGCGTGCTGGGGTAACCAGTGATGGCCaagcagaaaacacaggATGTGACGAAGGGCGCAACGAATGGAAAAAATTCCGGAGAGAGCTTGTTGGTGAGAAATGTGGGGTCACAATCAGACACGGCACCACTGGGCTGAAGCGTTCTTGCGCTCAATGCAGATAACACAAAGCAAACTGCAAGAATCGCGACACTATCGGAGGCACAGAGTAACGGGGGAAGGGAAGACACTTGAATACTCTGGAACACCTAAGCGCACTCCTGGAGTTAATTTGTATCCAGTGTACATTTGCGTGTCTTCTTTGGTGCCCCTTCATTTGCTCAACCAAAATCAACACTCTTCCGGTGAGAGAGTCACTGACACACGCAGGAGTCCATATGAAAACAGGCGGCGAGGAAGCTGTAGCAAGCCAAACTCTCCAGCTTGATACATAAAAGAAATACAAAACAGGAAGTTACTTAAAAACACAAACGCAGCGAATTTGACTGCCACCGTATCTGCGGGAAAAATCTGATCTTGTCCAGCAATACCGTGAAAGAGGCATGTCTCACCAGAGCGCTCTCTTTCGgactgtctctgtgtgtcagCTCCAGCGCAGAACTGCAGATTCTCATCTGGCATGAACACTCACATAACTAGACGGGCTCTTTAACGCGATGGCATGCCAATATCCACAGTCTTATTCGTTTCTAATTCCGGGGTACTTCCTGCCGAAAGTCAATCTGCAAAGCATGCAAAGACAACATAGTTCGTTCCAGTCTTCCCCCGTAACCCCAGGCTACCGCTTCGGATATAATTGCTCTCCTTTAGAGGCGTGCCCTCTTCAGGCAACATCCGGGTTAGAGTGGTTGCATCCAGAAAGCTGCTGTGTCTCGAGGATGCCGTAACGGAAAACTGGAAATACGGTTTTATGATAGAATCTAGGTGAAATACACGATCAGCTATAACAGCTAAAAAGTAAGTATGTGTCAGAGATGACTACTCCCAGTACGGTGGTACTGATCATACTAGCAACTGAATAAaagttctctctcgctgttagCACGAGTAACAAGAGTAATCCATACATTACGTCTAGAACTGTGTCTGGTCGACGAGCAGTTGCTATCGTCTAGGACGACGCAAGAACGCTGTGTGACAGAGATGCATTGACAACCGACCTGAACCCCAAAACCGTCACTACCGATGGCATGCCCTTTCCTTCAAGTGAAGGGTGAGCCAAATCAAGTCTGAAGACTGTCTCACCCAAGAAAGCTCTGGCTTGCCCGTGATCTCACTCGAATTTTCGTGACCTGCAtgctttctccctcgcgcGGTCCCTGTGAGCGAAGCAAAGGGAGGGGTTTCGTTGGCAACCATCTCTGCAGTCTGCCAGCAACTGAGTTTATCGACGTTAAGCCCACTGGGAAGCTCTCAGGTCGTGGACATGCGCGTGAGTTCTGCAAACCAACGTGATGCTTGCTGATTGCGTGACCGGCTGTCTGAAAGACAGTGTCTACTGATGGGATGAAAAGAAAACTGTCTGATGTTTCTGAAGCTCATTTGCCTATTCAAGTGTCAGTTTCGGTTTCGATCGACTCAGTTCCTTCTAATTGTCCGGGTATGTCGTGATTCAATTCACGTTTACCTCTCGGCGTCGCTCAGTGAAGACATACGCAACTAGACCATCGGACACAAACTTCGAGCGCTCCTCAAATCATCGTGTTTCTTGTCACCCTCTTATTTGCGGCACAGGAGAAACATCAAATTCCTAATATCACCTCTCATTTGCCTGCAACGAAAGATTTAACGGATCGTTCTGCTTCTAACCTGCCTACAGAATCCAATCTTTACATGCTGTTCTTCCGGTTCTTCTTGGCTACTCACAAAGACAGATGCCACCACGCTTGCCGTCCCTACGTTGGCTGAGTCATTTTCGGAGTCGAAACACATTTCACGAGCATCTGTGTAATATCACGTTTCTGTCTGACACCTACGAGCCCAGCAGAGGACGATGTCTGCCGCGAGAAACTCAT
This Toxoplasma gondii ME49 chromosome VIII, whole genome shotgun sequence DNA region includes the following protein-coding sequences:
- a CDS encoding hypothetical protein (encoded by transcript TGME49_233950), producing MQPSPESDTEPLSERKTRTFPKRGITGVDNVNSNELSQRLCSSCPSRAGHESLSTLSKSVPNGGDYDVQWHGFRDSNTRGGSEGGKDFRDHLNKRDRLSSTRINSPIFLSSGRTSVKHRAEESDSPSKRNEDAVWLLNRRNDRQHLRLMSQEAVYLVIDKDAVPVNARDLVLRWSWVFRGPHFSPLGTENRPLIQGWIWKLKRKTDSIACSLALATRASRIPYVGRHLVANKRFITIDIENRVFYYRKGNRSYSMPFYFDDIVSVDISELTWAKEFGFCGIHIRHDTPERSVCFCVQTKAAFHTWLYAFLLACNTQIALPYPPMLPHEAGDVRVSGQNIFGECLSQRPSTSFACALLLQTSSSDRQSKGRKRGICQVFVKFWRLTISPIFVKKSRGKKRTQDTEGSEEFVAEHCNEVNQISCTEDKLYVNELHSLRPPVPTVTDEAPPGPLSMKSMTFVCALSSYCRPTGFEHVRSPKLLDREQFGNENSGKLARCLSDSFPRKGSHLWPYFLDASARDQQRLPLQSCCSPPSRQKRNEVVLLTEPPAQFSGESLSRYDDETHLDEGITERQSVGINDRSDTCLSHELIQDSARSPRRPCADVSGNQNASASSAETNEGSCTEPTVDSFVFGERFKSITVPLRANSKERSGDTDDSYVSVTPAESDESWVTSLEH
- a CDS encoding leucine rich repeat-containing protein (encoded by transcript TGME49_233940), whose protein sequence is MATGAVLCKQELKKLLRNDRHYYSTPELNDVLFLHFKGYRKLEALEEFTGLRTLHAETNAFGKIEGLDACTGLRSLYLQENCIRKIENLEKLSELQTLNLSSNLIETIENLGHNPLLRTLQLERNYIGRNGRQDFDHLACLKALAVLDLSNNQIEDPAIVFEVLSHLPCLKVLYLKGNPVIRQIQNYRKTVIVTLKELTYLDDRPVFIDERRCAMAFAQGGLQQEREEREKIRKEKELSHEKNRQAFMKLIEEAQRLRREMLDMRAEDREDDDLHNYLENLERNRFNSTQAPLSEDENGRQVEETARALREASAARNARHLDSIRSRETQLLPELEMLSFATPPTGTPTTDRSHVVPSLGESLPDDSWSIATSQSNSGKDACSDCEQKEESDDVGSNPGRSKSDSSECSGGTEANAAHVDIDTPRERSVRRNELNFDALD